CTGCACGCCATCCTGGAGGTCCGGTACCGCACCTGGCCACTCAACCAGCCGGAGACCTGGCAGGCCCGGCACACGTTGGCCCGCTGCATGCAGGAGCAGGGCCGGCTCGACGAGGCGGAGACGGAGCTGCGGGCCACCCTGGCAACCGTCGAGCCCCGGCACGCCGACCGCAGCGAGGTGCTCGCCATCCGGGCCACCCTGGCCGCGCTCCTGCTGCTCGACGGGCGCCTCGACCCGGCGATCGAGGCGTACGAGCAGCTGCTGGCCGACCGGCGGCGGCTGCTCGGAGACACCCACCTGGACACTCTCCAGGTGGAACATGCGCTGCGTCGCCTGCGCAACGGCGACGAAACGGCCGGGCCCACCGGCGGACGCTGAGCACCGACGACCGCCACCGGGCTCGGCGCAGCGGGCGTCGGGGTCAGTGCGGCGCGGCCGGACCCAGGTCGCTCGGGTCGGTGTTGCCGCCACAGACGATCAACGCCACCCGCTCCCCCGCCTGCGGCACGTACGCGCCACCGACCAGCGCGGCCAGCGCCGCGGCGCCGCCCAGCTCGGCGGCGACCCGCAGCTCCGACCAGAGCAGCCGGCGCGCCCGCACCAGGTCCTCGTCGCGGACCAGCACGGAGACCACCCCGGTCCGGCGGGCGGTGTCGAAGGCGATCTCGCCGATCCGACGGGCGCCCAACGAGTCCGTGGCGATGCCGCCCACCTCGATGTCGACCGGCCGGCCGGCCTTGAGGGCGGAGTGCAGGGTGGGGATCTGCTCGGGCTCGACGGCGACGACGCGTACCGACCCGTCGAACCAGGTGGCGATGCCGGACACCAGCCCGCCCCCGCCGACCGCCACCAGCACGGTGTCGATCCCGTCCAGCTGCCGTTCCAGCTCCCGGCCGACGGTGCCCTGACCGGCCACCACCTCCGGCTGGTCGTACGCGTGCACGACCAGCGCGCCGGTCTCCTCGGCCCGCTGGGTGCTCGCCGCCAGCGCCTCGGCGTAGTGCTGGCCAACCTGCCGCACCTGGGCGCCCAGCCCGGCCAGCCGCTGCACCTTCACCGGCGAGGCGGTGACCGGCACGAAGACCTCCGCCGGCACACCCAGCGAGCGGGCCGCGTACGCGACGGCGAGGCCGTGGTTGCCACCCGAGGCGGCGATCACCCCCGCCGAGGGCAGCGACCCCTGGAGCATCCGGTTGAACGCGCCGCGCGGCTTGAACGAGCCGGTGTGCTGGTGCAACTCCAGCTTGAGGCTGAGCTGCCCCGGCACACCCAGATCGGCACCGTCGATGGTCAACACCGGGGTTTCCCGGACCCGCCCCTCGACCAGCGCCGCAGCCGCCTCGACGTCGCTTCTGTCCACCATGGGAAAACGCCCTTCGCTACGACCAGAGGGCCAGTCGACCGTCGTCGGTGAGCCCGACGAAACATCCTATGGAGATCCGCCGGCCATCCGTCGCGGGACGCACCGTGTGGTAGTGCCGCGGGTCGAACAGGAAGCCCTCGCCGAGCGTGGGTC
The nucleotide sequence above comes from Micromonospora sp. NBC_00389. Encoded proteins:
- a CDS encoding threonine/serine dehydratase; translated protein: MVDRSDVEAAAALVEGRVRETPVLTIDGADLGVPGQLSLKLELHQHTGSFKPRGAFNRMLQGSLPSAGVIAASGGNHGLAVAYAARSLGVPAEVFVPVTASPVKVQRLAGLGAQVRQVGQHYAEALAASTQRAEETGALVVHAYDQPEVVAGQGTVGRELERQLDGIDTVLVAVGGGGLVSGIATWFDGSVRVVAVEPEQIPTLHSALKAGRPVDIEVGGIATDSLGARRIGEIAFDTARRTGVVSVLVRDEDLVRARRLLWSELRVAAELGGAAALAALVGGAYVPQAGERVALIVCGGNTDPSDLGPAAPH